Proteins from one Triticum aestivum cultivar Chinese Spring chromosome 7A, IWGSC CS RefSeq v2.1, whole genome shotgun sequence genomic window:
- the LOC123149472 gene encoding uncharacterized protein — translation MDTEDALGLWEDGAICFIFGEDMDARVDTTAAPVRVPSTGRSWSSAYSRRSSPGRRGRRRAMSDSVGTCSFLSSVLLHVLRKSAMAATSYVLRPPHHPRYDCIVGYLVLPITISMT, via the exons atGGACACGGAGGACGCGCTGGGCTTGTGGGAGGACGGCGCcatctgcttcatcttcggtgagGACATGGACGCCAGGGTAGATACGACGGCGGCACCGGTGCGAGTGCCTTCGACAGGTCGCTCATGGAGCTCCGCGTATTCTAGGAGGTCTTCTCCAGGGCGCCGGGGCAGAAGGAGGGCGATGTCTG ATTCTGTAGGTACATGCTCGTTCTTATCTTCAGTTTTATTGCATGTATTGAGAAAAAGTGCCATGGCTGCCACCTCCTATGTCCTCCGTCCGCCTCATCATCCCCG GTATGATTGCATAGTGGGCTACTTGGTGCTGCCAATAACAATCAGCATGACATGA